In one window of Thunnus thynnus chromosome 23, fThuThy2.1, whole genome shotgun sequence DNA:
- the lemd3 gene encoding inner nuclear membrane protein Man1 — protein MASTQLTDEELFSELKRFGFTPGPVTENTRPVYLKKLKKLREEQQQRGFRPGKTRSSGAINSTTGGGNTAGSRPASHDVTHLSSSRRPGRKSSVLGFSSDESDAETPQRRKGLNHSGRADQSPGFQQQPKIRPVTTPGVAVKSQRGAGSTLNSNNSPPGPDGQRSVSLGWGIRARSRPEAEGRNYDESGDEDDCEGEKETTSRSLNGSRAAQLNTSKLAGDYSDEEEIGGLGVGDRQRDRLEPRRSHPKTVFSSHRVVRGSQTGGATGVVNPPGSLNMVGSRREEKEEDDEVQRMDSDRSGGMLRHNFARKSIYVSLAENHGGESDKNNHVDGEDGASKSSNTSRFSIGLRPRFSNYSSLSQTYRGKHSNHTAPNHSYSQAVLKQKLSVPEDELLQQFKREEVASSGSFSAHYLSMFLLTAACLFFLLLGLMYIRMRGSGSSEVDGVIKSHPFGTEFDSSYNKTEKDLILKLLLSLHDHLAHVAGQYDCGDQQHPNRSLSMDEASVYLLAQNQEFEEFIHTSLEWIIRTGQDVGIRLTGQVADDPATDVSEISRLESTHPKMPFTCRFRRAFLTVISRVFLIAAVVGCVWGVVCYVKCRWRREEEETRQMYDMVERIIDVLRSHSEACQENQDLQPYLPIPHVRDSLVQPQDRKKMKNIWERAVSFLSANESRIRTESQRIGGADFLVWRWIQPSLSCDKTSLIPSKVWQGKAFPLDRRNSPPNSLTPCLKIRNMFDPVMEVGENWDLAIHEAILEKCSDNDGIVHIAVDKNSREGCVYVKCLSAEHSGKAFKALHGSWFDGKLVTVKYLRLDRYHQRFPLAQGCSTPLKASSLHLNTTSTTNTTPRLQHRVSANSSGFS, from the exons ATGGCGTCAACGCAGTTAACGGATGAGGAGCTTTTCTCCGAATTAAAGCGCTTTGGTTTCACTCCAGGCCCAGTTACCGAAAACACTCGACCGGTATATttgaagaaactgaagaaactTCGCGAGGAGCAACAGCAGCGGGGCTTTAGACCTGGTAAAACTCGTAGCAGCGGGGCCATCAACAGCACCACTGGCGGCGGCAACACGGCGGGATCAAGGCCAGCCAGCCATGACGTCACGCACCTGAGCTCTAGCAGGAGACCGGGCCGGAAGTCCTCCGTCCTCGGCTTCAGCTCCGACGAGTCTGACGCTGAAACTCCACAGAGAAGAAAAGGCCTCAATCACAGCGGCAGGGCAGACCAAAGCCCCGGTTTTCAACAACAACCGAAGATAAGGCCCGTTACAACACCCGGTGTGGCTGTAAAGAGTCAGCGTGGCGCAGGGAGTACGCTGAATAGCAATAATTCTCCCCCGGGTCCGGACGGACAGAGAAGTGTCTCGCTGGGCTGGGGAATTCGTGCCAGATCCAGACCTGAGGCGGAAGGAAGGAATTACGACGAATCAGGGGACGAGGACGATTGTGAGGGGGAAAAAGAGACGACATCTCGGTCTTTAAATGGTAGCAGAGCGGCTCAGTTGAATACTAGCAAGCTAGCCGGGGATTACTCGGACGAGGAGGAGATTGGGGGCCTTGGTGTTGGAGACCGACAGCGGGATAGGTTGGAGCCTAGACGGAGCCATCCGAAAACGGTGTTCTCATCCCACAGAGTCGTCCGAGGGTCGCAAACGGGGGGTGCAACCGGAGTGGTTAACCCACCTGGGAGTCTAAACATGGTGGGTAGCcggagggaggagaaggaggaggacgACGAGGTACAGAGAATGGATTCGGACCGGTCGGGAGGCATGTTGAGACACAACTTTGCCAGGAAGTCCATCTACGTGTCCCTCGCCGAGAACCATGGAGGAGAGTCCGACAAAAACAACCACGTCGACGGCGAGGACGGAGCATCCAAAAGCAGCAACACTAGTAGGTTCAGCATTGGGTTGAGGCCGCGCTTCTCCAACTACAGCAGCCTGTCCCAGACCTACAGGGGCAAACACTCCAACCACACCGCTCCCAACCACTCATACAGCCAGGCAGTGCTGAAGCAGAAGCTGTCTGTCCCGGAGGATGAGCTGCTCCAGCAGTTCAAAAGGGAAGAGGTGGCCTCCTCTGGCAGCTTTAGTGCTCATTACCTGTCCATGttcctgctcactgcagcctgCCTCTTCTTTCTGCTGCTGGGCCTCATGTACATTAGGATGAGGGGCTCTGGATCCTCGGAGGTGGATGGAGTCA TTAAGAGCCACCCTTTTGGCACCGAATTTGACTCCTCTTAT AACAAGACTGAGAAGGACCTAATCCTGAAGCTGCTGCTCAGTCTGCACGACCACCTGGCCCACGTCGCTG GCCAATATGATTGTGGAGACCAGCAGCATCCAAACAGGAGTCTGTCCATGGACGAGGCCTCTGTGTATTTACTG GCTCAGAATCAGGAGTTTGAAGAATTCATTCATACTTCTCTGGAGTGGATCATCCGGACAGGCCAGGATGTTGGGATAAG gctgACTGGGCAGGTAGCTGATGATCCTGCAACCGATGTGTCTGAGATCTCTCGGCTGGAGTCCACACATCCCAAGATGCCCTTCACATGCCGCTTCCGCCGTGCCTTCCTCACTGTCATCAGCAGAGTCTTCCTCATTGCAGCTG TGGTTGGCTGTGTGTGGGGTGTGGTCTGCTACGTGAAGTGTcgctggaggagagaggaggaggagacgaggCAGATGTATGACATGGTGGAAAGGATCATTG ATGTGCTGAGGAGCCACAGTGAGGCTTGCCAAGAGAACCAGGACCTGCAGCCCTACCTGCCTATCCCACACGTCAGGGACTCCCTGGTTCAGCCTCAGGACCG gaagaaaatgaagaatatTTGGGAGAGGGCTGTGAGCTTCTTGTCAGCCAACGAGTCTAGAATTCGAACAGAGTCTCAGAGGATTGGTGGAGCGGACTTCCTGGTCTGGAGGTGGATCCAGCCTTCTCTCAGTTGTGACAAGACCTCCTTGATCCCCTCCAAAGTCTGGCAGGGAAAAG CTTTCCCTCTGGACCGTAGGAATTCACCTCCCAACAGCCTGACGCCATGTCTGAAGATCAGGAACATGTTTGACCCAGTCAT GGAGGTTGGGGAGAACTGGGACCTAGCCATCCATGAGGCCATTCTGGAGAAGTGCAGTGACAACGACGGCATTGTCCATATTGCTGTTGACAAGAACTCGCGAGAG GGCTGTGTCTATGTCAAGTGTCTCTCTGCAGAGCACTCAGGGAAAGCCTTCAAGGCACTTCATGGGTCCTGGTTTGATG